The following proteins are co-located in the Xiphophorus maculatus strain JP 163 A chromosome 8, X_maculatus-5.0-male, whole genome shotgun sequence genome:
- the LOC102231015 gene encoding uncharacterized protein LOC102231015, translating into MKVAIVFVLLFATVLCRPARKLSNSESSDSSEEVVRRPARPAIRKQQLALPKSQSAPVKKVVAPAKSASDESEDASDETEEAAAGLPVQVKAGGALPHADTSSVTSEDSDDSDDNHDDDKDETDTDDEDSDSESGESSTPVPVTVTPTPGVVEPETTEEPINPTVVTDPDAGRGDSLTGQIDDYKTTIFVEKKSYQKGPNPYKSYEIVGKKVAYDMTNGNEVEKHPKVYKAFQIHSDIVEEDTSTPEVETQGLDASSGLSQDQDVKVRQAAVPAEDDSASSGASTANDSESSSTPEEEEEEEGASSPSDSASAESEDTQSSEEATATPGAADSDSDEDDSVESDSDEDGAGPNPTDMPVVVTAK; encoded by the exons ATGAAGGTGGCCATTGTTTTTGTCCTGCTCTTCGCCACAGTTCTCTGCCGACCG GCGAGAAAACTCTCTAACAGTGAAAGCTCTGACAGCTCTGAGGAGGTG GTGAGACGACCAGCGCGACCAGCCATCAGAAAACAGCAACTTGCTCTTCCTAAGTCACAATCGGCTCCAGTTAag AAAGTTGTAGCTCCAGCTAAGTCCGCATCAGATGAGAGTGAAGATGCTTCAGATGAAACTGAG GAGGCGGCGGCTGGGCTTCCAGTACAGGTCAAAGCTGGTGGTGCACTTCCACATGCAGATACCAGTTCAGTCACCAGTGAGGACAGCGACGACAGCGATGATAACCATGATGACGACAAAGACGAGACT GACACAGATGATGAGGACTCTGACTCAGAGTCTGGCGAGTCGTCCACCCCCGTGCCCGTCACCGTCACCCCAACACCCGGCGTCGTCGAGCCGGAGACCACTGAAGAACCCATCAACCCGACCGTCGTCACCGACCCCGACGCTGGTCGCGGGGACAGTTTGACAGGACAAATTGATGACTACAAGACCACCATCTTTGTGGAGAAGAAATCCTACCAGAAGGGTCCCAACCCATACAAATCCTATGAGATTGTTGGCAAGAAGGTGGCCTACGACATGACTAACGGCAACGAGGTGGAGAAGCACCCAAAGGTTTATAAG GCTTTCCAAATCCACTCTGACATCGTGGAAGAAGACACCAGCACCCCAGAGGTGGAGACCCAGGGCCTGGACGCCTCTTCCGGACTCTCTCAGGACCAGGACGTCAAAGTCCGGCAGGCCGCCGTTCCCGCTGAGGACGACAGCGCCAGCAGCGGGGCATCCACCGCCAACGACAGCGAAAGCAGCAGCActccagaggaagaggaggaagaggaaggcgCCAGCTCCCCTAGTGACAGCGCCAGCGCCGAATCCGAGGACACCCAGAGCAGCGAGGAGGCCACCGCCACGCCCGGCGCCGCCGACAGCGACTCGGACGAAGACGACAGCGTGGAAAGCGACTCGGACGAGGACGGGGCGGGGCCTAACCCCACCGACATGCCGGTAGTCGTCACCGCCAAGTAA
- the LOC111609442 gene encoding bone sialoprotein 2-like: MGLLNVALLVVVLLAATMEAKPIRHRHDADIPDKNQPQRYLAELSEGSEESSEESSEEETEEEEEEEEDEEDEVVDVTDAVTIPPLVVVTTDSQTFTSGDGSTLAPEPEPDTANTAGPVIMVRETTPGPEATAVTSDVTTADVVLTSLRATDMRGDI, translated from the exons ATGGGGCTGCTGAACGTCGCTCTCCTCGTTGTCGTTCTCCTCGCGGCGACGATGGAAGCTAAACca ATCCGCCACAGACACGACGCCGACATCCCCGACAAGAACCAGCCGCAGCGGTACCTGGCGGAGCTTTCCGAAGGGTCCGAGGAATCCTCCGAGGAGTCCTCCGAGGAAGagactgaggaagaggaggaggaggaagaagacgaagaagacgaaGTTGTGGACGTGACGGACGCCGTCACCATCCCGCCCTTGGTGGTCGTGACCACGGATTCGCAGACGTTCACCTCGGGAGACGGCAGCACGCTGGCGCCGGAGCCGGAACCGGACACGGCCAACACGGCCGGCCCGGTGATCATGGTCCGGGAGACGACGCCGGGGCCGGAGGCGACCGCCGTGACCTCTGACGTCACCACCGCGGACGTGGTTCTGACGTCACTAAGAGCTACGGACATGAGGGGAGATATCTGA